The proteins below are encoded in one region of Dasypus novemcinctus isolate mDasNov1 chromosome 13, mDasNov1.1.hap2, whole genome shotgun sequence:
- the USF1 gene encoding upstream stimulatory factor 1 isoform X3 — protein sequence MYRVIQVSEGQLDGQTEGTGAISGYPATQSMTQAVIQGAFTSDDAVDTEGTAAETHYTYFPSTAVGDGAGGTTSGSTAAVVTTQGSEALLGQATPPGTGQFFVMMSPQEVLQGGSQRSIAPRTHPYSPKSEAPRTTRDEKRRAQHNEVERRRRDKINNWIVQLSKIIPDCSMESTKSGQVMETLVVGRMPEFCLPSKGGILSKACDYIQELRQSNHRLSEELQGLDQLQLDNDVLRQQVEDLKNKNLLLRAQLRHHGVEVVIKNDSN from the exons ATGTACAGGGTGATCCAGGTGTCTGAGGGGCAGCTGGATGGCCAGACTGAGGGCACTGGCGCCATCAGTGGCTACCCTGCCACCCAATCCATGACCCAG GCGGTGATCCAGGGCGCATTCACCAGTGATGATGCAGTTGACACAGAAGGGACAGCTGCTGAGACGCACTATACTTACTTCCCCAGCACTGCAGTGGGAGATGGGGCAGGGGGCACCACATCGGGGAGTACAGCTGCTGTTGTTACTACCCAGGGCTCAGAGGCACTGCTGGGACAGGCCACGCCTCCCGGCACTG GTCAATTCTTTGTGATGATGTCACCACAGGAAGTGTTGCAGGGAGGAAGCCAGCGCTCCATCGCCCCTAGGACTCATCCTTATTCCCC GAAATCAGAGGCTCCCCGGACGACTCGGGATGAGAAACGCAGGGCTCAGCACAATGAAG TGGAACGCCGTCGCCGAGACAAAATCAACAACTGGATTGTGCAGCTGTCCAAGATCATCCCAGACTGCTCCATGGAGAGTACCAAGTCTGGCCAGGTCATGGAAACCCTAGTAGTGGGCAGGATGCCTGAATTCTGTCTCCCG AGTAAAGGTGGAATTCTTTCCAAGGCCTGTGATTATATCCAGGAGCTTCGACAGAGTAACCACCGATTGTCTGAGGAACTGCAGGGGCTTGACCAGCTGCAACTGGACAATGATGTACTTCGACAGCAG GTGGAAGATCTTAAAAACAAGAACCTGCTGCTACGAGCTCAGCTGCGACACCACGGAGTAGAGGTCGTCATCAAGAATGACAGCAACTAA
- the USF1 gene encoding upstream stimulatory factor 1 isoform X4: MYRVIQVSEGQLDGQTEGTGAISGYPATQSMTQAVIQGAFTSDDAVDTEGTAAETHYTYFPSTAVGDGAGGTTSGSTAAVVTTQGSEALLGQATPPGTGQFFVMMSPQEVLQGGSQRSIAPRTHPYSPKSEAPRTTRDEKRRAQHNEVERRRRDKINNWIVQLSKIIPDCSMESTKSGQSKGGILSKACDYIQELRQSNHRLSEELQGLDQLQLDNDVLRQQVEDLKNKNLLLRAQLRHHGVEVVIKNDSN, from the exons ATGTACAGGGTGATCCAGGTGTCTGAGGGGCAGCTGGATGGCCAGACTGAGGGCACTGGCGCCATCAGTGGCTACCCTGCCACCCAATCCATGACCCAG GCGGTGATCCAGGGCGCATTCACCAGTGATGATGCAGTTGACACAGAAGGGACAGCTGCTGAGACGCACTATACTTACTTCCCCAGCACTGCAGTGGGAGATGGGGCAGGGGGCACCACATCGGGGAGTACAGCTGCTGTTGTTACTACCCAGGGCTCAGAGGCACTGCTGGGACAGGCCACGCCTCCCGGCACTG GTCAATTCTTTGTGATGATGTCACCACAGGAAGTGTTGCAGGGAGGAAGCCAGCGCTCCATCGCCCCTAGGACTCATCCTTATTCCCC GAAATCAGAGGCTCCCCGGACGACTCGGGATGAGAAACGCAGGGCTCAGCACAATGAAG TGGAACGCCGTCGCCGAGACAAAATCAACAACTGGATTGTGCAGCTGTCCAAGATCATCCCAGACTGCTCCATGGAGAGTACCAAGTCTGGCCAG AGTAAAGGTGGAATTCTTTCCAAGGCCTGTGATTATATCCAGGAGCTTCGACAGAGTAACCACCGATTGTCTGAGGAACTGCAGGGGCTTGACCAGCTGCAACTGGACAATGATGTACTTCGACAGCAG GTGGAAGATCTTAAAAACAAGAACCTGCTGCTACGAGCTCAGCTGCGACACCACGGAGTAGAGGTCGTCATCAAGAATGACAGCAACTAA
- the USF1 gene encoding upstream stimulatory factor 1 isoform X1, whose protein sequence is MKGQQKTAETEEGTVQIQEGAVATGEDPTSVAIASIQSAATFPDPNVKYVFRTENGGQVMYRVIQVSEGQLDGQTEGTGAISGYPATQSMTQAVIQGAFTSDDAVDTEGTAAETHYTYFPSTAVGDGAGGTTSGSTAAVVTTQGSEALLGQATPPGTGQFFVMMSPQEVLQGGSQRSIAPRTHPYSPKSEAPRTTRDEKRRAQHNEVERRRRDKINNWIVQLSKIIPDCSMESTKSGQVMETLVVGRMPEFCLPSKGGILSKACDYIQELRQSNHRLSEELQGLDQLQLDNDVLRQQVEDLKNKNLLLRAQLRHHGVEVVIKNDSN, encoded by the exons ATGAAGGG GCAGCAGAAAACAGCTGAAACAGAAGAGGGGACAGTGCAGATTCAGGAAG GTGCAGTGGCAACTGGGGAGGACCCAACCAGTGTGGCTATCGCCAGCATCCAGTCAGCTGCCACCTTCCCTGACCCCAACGTCAAGTACGTCTTCCGAACTGAGAATGGGGGCCAG GTGATGTACAGGGTGATCCAGGTGTCTGAGGGGCAGCTGGATGGCCAGACTGAGGGCACTGGCGCCATCAGTGGCTACCCTGCCACCCAATCCATGACCCAG GCGGTGATCCAGGGCGCATTCACCAGTGATGATGCAGTTGACACAGAAGGGACAGCTGCTGAGACGCACTATACTTACTTCCCCAGCACTGCAGTGGGAGATGGGGCAGGGGGCACCACATCGGGGAGTACAGCTGCTGTTGTTACTACCCAGGGCTCAGAGGCACTGCTGGGACAGGCCACGCCTCCCGGCACTG GTCAATTCTTTGTGATGATGTCACCACAGGAAGTGTTGCAGGGAGGAAGCCAGCGCTCCATCGCCCCTAGGACTCATCCTTATTCCCC GAAATCAGAGGCTCCCCGGACGACTCGGGATGAGAAACGCAGGGCTCAGCACAATGAAG TGGAACGCCGTCGCCGAGACAAAATCAACAACTGGATTGTGCAGCTGTCCAAGATCATCCCAGACTGCTCCATGGAGAGTACCAAGTCTGGCCAGGTCATGGAAACCCTAGTAGTGGGCAGGATGCCTGAATTCTGTCTCCCG AGTAAAGGTGGAATTCTTTCCAAGGCCTGTGATTATATCCAGGAGCTTCGACAGAGTAACCACCGATTGTCTGAGGAACTGCAGGGGCTTGACCAGCTGCAACTGGACAATGATGTACTTCGACAGCAG GTGGAAGATCTTAAAAACAAGAACCTGCTGCTACGAGCTCAGCTGCGACACCACGGAGTAGAGGTCGTCATCAAGAATGACAGCAACTAA
- the USF1 gene encoding upstream stimulatory factor 1 isoform X2 codes for MKGQQKTAETEEGTVQIQEGAVATGEDPTSVAIASIQSAATFPDPNVKYVFRTENGGQVMYRVIQVSEGQLDGQTEGTGAISGYPATQSMTQAVIQGAFTSDDAVDTEGTAAETHYTYFPSTAVGDGAGGTTSGSTAAVVTTQGSEALLGQATPPGTGQFFVMMSPQEVLQGGSQRSIAPRTHPYSPKSEAPRTTRDEKRRAQHNEVERRRRDKINNWIVQLSKIIPDCSMESTKSGQSKGGILSKACDYIQELRQSNHRLSEELQGLDQLQLDNDVLRQQVEDLKNKNLLLRAQLRHHGVEVVIKNDSN; via the exons ATGAAGGG GCAGCAGAAAACAGCTGAAACAGAAGAGGGGACAGTGCAGATTCAGGAAG GTGCAGTGGCAACTGGGGAGGACCCAACCAGTGTGGCTATCGCCAGCATCCAGTCAGCTGCCACCTTCCCTGACCCCAACGTCAAGTACGTCTTCCGAACTGAGAATGGGGGCCAG GTGATGTACAGGGTGATCCAGGTGTCTGAGGGGCAGCTGGATGGCCAGACTGAGGGCACTGGCGCCATCAGTGGCTACCCTGCCACCCAATCCATGACCCAG GCGGTGATCCAGGGCGCATTCACCAGTGATGATGCAGTTGACACAGAAGGGACAGCTGCTGAGACGCACTATACTTACTTCCCCAGCACTGCAGTGGGAGATGGGGCAGGGGGCACCACATCGGGGAGTACAGCTGCTGTTGTTACTACCCAGGGCTCAGAGGCACTGCTGGGACAGGCCACGCCTCCCGGCACTG GTCAATTCTTTGTGATGATGTCACCACAGGAAGTGTTGCAGGGAGGAAGCCAGCGCTCCATCGCCCCTAGGACTCATCCTTATTCCCC GAAATCAGAGGCTCCCCGGACGACTCGGGATGAGAAACGCAGGGCTCAGCACAATGAAG TGGAACGCCGTCGCCGAGACAAAATCAACAACTGGATTGTGCAGCTGTCCAAGATCATCCCAGACTGCTCCATGGAGAGTACCAAGTCTGGCCAG AGTAAAGGTGGAATTCTTTCCAAGGCCTGTGATTATATCCAGGAGCTTCGACAGAGTAACCACCGATTGTCTGAGGAACTGCAGGGGCTTGACCAGCTGCAACTGGACAATGATGTACTTCGACAGCAG GTGGAAGATCTTAAAAACAAGAACCTGCTGCTACGAGCTCAGCTGCGACACCACGGAGTAGAGGTCGTCATCAAGAATGACAGCAACTAA
- the F11R gene encoding junctional adhesion molecule A yields the protein MGTSARAGGRLFLLFTSAILCSLEMGEGRVYTSTPEVRVPENSMAKLSCSYTDFSSPRVEWKFVQGDTTRLICFNSKITASYENRVTFSQSGITFNSVTRKDTGKYTCMVTEDEGNKYGEAIIQLIVLVPPSKPTVSIPSSTTIGYQVVLTCSEQDGSPPSTYSWFKDGKLIPTDPKTDSAFRNSSYSIDRMTGKLVFDPLSVFDTGEYTCEAENGVGQARRSETVHMEAVELNVWGIVVAVFVTLILLGLLIFGIWFAYRRGFFDRIKKGTLSKKVIYSQPTARSEGEFRQTSSFLV from the exons ATGGGGACAAGCGCGAGAGCCGGAGGgagactctttcttcttttcacatCGGCGATCCTGT gCTCCCTGGAGATGGGCGAGGGCAGAGTGTACACTTCTACACCTGAAGTCAGAGTTCCTGAGAATAGCA TGGCCAAGTTGTCCTGCTCCTACACGGACTTCTCTTCTCCTCGTGTGGAGTGGAAGTTTGTCCAAGGAGACACCACCAGACTCATTTGCTTTAATAGCAAGATCACAG CTTCCTATGAGAATCGAGTTACCTTCTCACAGAGTGGCATCACCTTCAATTCTGTGACCCGGAAAGACACTGGGAAGTATACATGTATGGTCACTGAAGATGAAGGCAACAAATACGGGGAGGCCATTATCCAGCTCATTGTGCTTG tgCCTCCATCCAAGCCCACAGTCAGCATCCCCTCCTCAACCACCATTGGGTACCAGGTGGTGCTGACCTGCtcagagcaagatggctcccCACCCTCTACATACTCCTGGTTCAAGGATGGGAAATTAATTCCTACAGACCCCAAGACTGACAGTGCCTTCAGGAACTCTTCCTACTCCATAGATCGCATGACAGGGAAGCTG GTCTTTGATCCCTTGTCGGTCTTTGATACTGGAGAGTACACTTGTGAGGCAGAGAACGGGGTTGGGCAAGCCAGGAGGTCAGAGACTGTGCACATGGAAGCCG TGGAGCTGAATGTGTGGGGCATTGTGGTCGCTGTCTTCGTGACACTTATTCTCCTTGGACTTCTGATTTTTGGCATCTGGTTTGCCTATAGACGAGGCTTCTTTGACA gAATAAAGAAAGG GACTTTGAGTAAGAAGGTGATTTATAGCCAGCCTACTGCTCGAAGTGAA GGGGAATTCAGACAGACCTCGTCCTTCCTGGTGTGA
- the TSTD1 gene encoding thiosulfate:glutathione sulfurtransferase isoform X2: MARASTVSLLEVSLLELRSLLSSGRARLIDVRSREEAAAGTIPGAVNIPVSEVESALQMEPAAFQALYSAEKPKLEDENLVFFCQMGRRGFQAMQLARGLGYTGARNYAGAYREWFEKEG, encoded by the exons ATGGCCCGAG CGTCCACGGTCTCACTCCTTGAGGTCTCACTCCTTGAACTCCGTTCGCTTCTATCCTCGGGCCGGGCTCGGCTCATCGACGTGCGGTCTCGGGAGGAGGCAGCAGCTGGGACCATCCCTGGGGCGGTCAACATCCCGG TGTCTGAGGTGGAAAGTGCCCTGCAGATGGAGCCAGCTGCTTTCCAGGCTTTGTACTCAGCTGAGAAGCCAAAGCTGGAAGATGAGAATCTCGTTTTCTTCTGTCAGATGGGCAGGCGGGGCTTCCAGGCCATGCAGTTGGCCCGGGGCCTTGGATACACTGG GGCTCGCAACTATGCTGGGGCCTATAGAGAATGGTTCGAAAAAGAGGGCTAA
- the TSTD1 gene encoding thiosulfate:glutathione sulfurtransferase isoform X1 — translation MLFPSPLKIFVPPSSASTVSLLEVSLLELRSLLSSGRARLIDVRSREEAAAGTIPGAVNIPVSEVESALQMEPAAFQALYSAEKPKLEDENLVFFCQMGRRGFQAMQLARGLGYTGARNYAGAYREWFEKEG, via the exons ATGCTTTTTCCGTCGCCGCTGAAGATTTTCGTGCCCCCTTCCTCAGCGTCCACGGTCTCACTCCTTGAGGTCTCACTCCTTGAACTCCGTTCGCTTCTATCCTCGGGCCGGGCTCGGCTCATCGACGTGCGGTCTCGGGAGGAGGCAGCAGCTGGGACCATCCCTGGGGCGGTCAACATCCCGG TGTCTGAGGTGGAAAGTGCCCTGCAGATGGAGCCAGCTGCTTTCCAGGCTTTGTACTCAGCTGAGAAGCCAAAGCTGGAAGATGAGAATCTCGTTTTCTTCTGTCAGATGGGCAGGCGGGGCTTCCAGGCCATGCAGTTGGCCCGGGGCCTTGGATACACTGG GGCTCGCAACTATGCTGGGGCCTATAGAGAATGGTTCGAAAAAGAGGGCTAA